The following proteins are encoded in a genomic region of Gimesia algae:
- the recJ gene encoding single-stranded-DNA-specific exonuclease RecJ: MTQNWRFAPHDESQVRGLSSEMRISPLLAQVLIARGLQDAATARSFIDARMTELLEPCSMPGVESASDRIVAALKDKRRITIYGDYDVDGMTATSILLQCITLANGKCDYFIPNRLDDGYGLNCDAIRQLHEEDPQRLLITVDCGITSVKEAALARELGLELIITDHHQMAEELPAADCLVHPRLPDSDYEFPHLCGAGVALKLAWAVCQKLGDGQKASPQMREYLKCAVGLAAIGTIADVVPLVGENRILVRYGLSALAERAPLGLQELMKVAEIKAGQMLDTEDIGFAIAPRLNAAGRLGQARLAVELLTTSNQDRAAQLAAYLDELNKNRRTVERRIFKQAKEMVEENAAWEDHQTLVLAHADWHPGVIGIVANRVSEHFEKPTVLIALDATTRTGQGSARSFAGFDLHAGFSACATHLTRFGGHQAAAGLKIEEGNIEDFRQAFAEYAVDAPKLSDDELLVRIDAEVCLNEITKHAVRELDCLGPFGQENPRPQFVATRVQLAEPPRTMGEGGRHLSLVFQQHNTKIRAIAFGKGEWASQMDEDGGPFSISFAPGINRFRGFESVQLHLKDWVSEKSEAPVTS; encoded by the coding sequence ATGACTCAAAACTGGCGTTTTGCCCCCCACGATGAATCACAGGTACGCGGTCTCAGTTCCGAAATGCGAATTTCGCCTTTATTGGCTCAGGTTTTGATTGCCCGAGGACTACAGGATGCCGCCACCGCCCGAAGCTTTATCGATGCCCGGATGACCGAGTTGCTGGAACCGTGTTCCATGCCTGGCGTCGAATCAGCCTCGGATCGGATTGTTGCCGCTCTGAAAGATAAACGTCGTATCACTATCTATGGTGACTACGATGTGGATGGGATGACGGCTACCAGTATTCTGTTGCAATGCATCACACTGGCAAACGGAAAGTGTGACTACTTCATTCCCAACCGACTTGATGATGGGTATGGCTTGAACTGCGATGCGATTCGGCAGTTGCACGAGGAAGACCCACAGCGATTGCTGATTACTGTCGACTGTGGAATCACCAGTGTGAAAGAAGCTGCTTTGGCCCGGGAACTGGGCCTGGAATTGATTATTACTGACCATCACCAGATGGCCGAGGAATTACCGGCAGCCGACTGCCTGGTGCATCCACGTCTGCCTGATAGTGATTATGAGTTCCCCCATCTCTGCGGGGCTGGCGTTGCTTTGAAGCTGGCCTGGGCGGTCTGTCAGAAACTGGGAGACGGTCAGAAAGCATCACCACAGATGCGCGAGTATCTCAAATGTGCCGTCGGTCTGGCGGCCATTGGTACGATTGCCGATGTCGTCCCCTTGGTGGGCGAGAACCGGATTCTGGTTCGCTACGGTCTGAGTGCACTGGCAGAACGAGCGCCACTGGGATTGCAGGAGCTGATGAAAGTCGCAGAAATTAAAGCCGGTCAAATGCTGGATACAGAAGATATTGGCTTTGCAATTGCGCCCCGCCTGAATGCAGCAGGCCGCCTGGGACAAGCCCGGCTGGCTGTCGAACTATTGACCACCAGTAATCAGGATCGTGCAGCTCAGTTGGCAGCCTATCTGGATGAGCTCAATAAGAATCGCCGGACCGTTGAACGGAGAATCTTCAAGCAGGCAAAGGAGATGGTCGAAGAAAACGCAGCCTGGGAAGATCATCAGACCCTGGTGCTGGCACATGCAGACTGGCATCCGGGAGTGATTGGAATTGTAGCAAATCGTGTTTCAGAACATTTTGAAAAACCAACTGTGCTGATTGCCTTGGATGCCACCACGCGAACCGGGCAGGGTTCCGCTCGGTCCTTTGCCGGGTTTGATCTCCATGCCGGCTTTTCTGCATGTGCAACTCATTTGACGCGATTTGGAGGACATCAGGCTGCGGCAGGGCTCAAAATCGAAGAAGGCAATATCGAAGATTTTCGGCAAGCGTTTGCGGAATATGCTGTTGATGCACCTAAGCTTTCTGACGACGAACTGCTCGTACGCATTGATGCCGAAGTCTGCCTGAATGAAATCACCAAACATGCGGTACGTGAACTGGACTGCCTGGGGCCCTTTGGTCAGGAGAACCCCCGACCTCAATTTGTGGCAACACGCGTGCAACTGGCTGAACCGCCTCGCACCATGGGTGAGGGGGGACGGCACCTCTCACTGGTCTTTCAGCAACATAATACCAAAATTCGTGCCATTGCCTTTGGTAAAGGGGAGTGGGCCAGTCAGATGGATGAAGATGGTGGTCCTTTTTCCATCAGCTTCGCCCCCGGTATCAATCGTTTTCGCGGATTTGAGAGTGTGCAGCTGCATCTGAAAGACTGGGTTTCGGAAAAATCAGAAGCCCCTGTCACATCCTGA
- a CDS encoding DUF4912 domain-containing protein, with product MSPTILKSLESQTRRDLAATAKSHGIAGWHGMRKQELVKAIAKIKMAKPKPKRKTTTTTQKSPPVEAPRPASVPAFPSQSASSQTPSEHQARIQKLLKSNGHASHSEKMHPTSESVETKLNAQVKDSHWLLANWTITQGSLDRAKAALGAYWYQAVPVIRVYDITTNENSRTSKAYVKDVEIRIDSGLWYVQIDQPARSYKLQLGFVTPQNKFFGLVYSHKLTPPMPEVCEKGSKTKRALDSNYSATRSRRYTSRNENSGTPISRLSLPLSLDSNGDSNGSKSKKAKKEFHVETELLIHGTSDPQAEVTLLGEKIPVSKEGRFALRLSLPNGRQVIPAVNTSSNKRRQQTIVLAIERNTKDLEPVQLDE from the coding sequence ATGTCCCCAACGATTCTAAAGTCCCTCGAGAGTCAAACTCGTCGTGATTTAGCAGCCACTGCAAAATCTCATGGTATTGCCGGTTGGCATGGCATGCGAAAGCAGGAGTTGGTGAAGGCCATTGCCAAGATCAAGATGGCGAAACCAAAACCGAAACGCAAAACAACGACTACAACACAAAAGTCCCCACCTGTTGAAGCTCCCAGACCTGCTTCTGTTCCTGCTTTCCCTTCTCAAAGTGCATCCAGCCAGACTCCTTCAGAGCATCAGGCCCGCATTCAAAAACTGCTCAAATCGAACGGGCACGCTTCTCATAGCGAAAAAATGCATCCGACATCCGAGTCGGTTGAAACAAAACTCAACGCTCAAGTGAAAGATTCTCACTGGTTACTGGCCAACTGGACGATTACCCAGGGAAGTCTTGACCGGGCGAAAGCAGCATTGGGTGCCTACTGGTATCAGGCGGTCCCTGTGATTCGTGTGTATGATATCACTACGAATGAAAATAGTCGCACCAGTAAAGCTTATGTCAAAGATGTCGAGATCAGAATCGACTCCGGCTTATGGTATGTTCAGATCGACCAGCCGGCTCGTTCTTACAAACTGCAACTGGGCTTCGTGACGCCTCAGAATAAATTCTTCGGCCTGGTTTACTCACATAAGCTGACTCCACCGATGCCTGAAGTCTGCGAAAAAGGAAGTAAAACCAAACGCGCTCTCGACAGTAATTATTCTGCCACACGTTCTCGCCGGTACACTTCCCGAAATGAGAATAGTGGTACTCCGATTTCTCGACTGTCTCTGCCATTATCACTGGATTCGAATGGTGATTCAAACGGATCGAAGAGTAAGAAAGCCAAAAAAGAGTTTCACGTTGAAACGGAGCTGTTGATTCACGGAACTTCAGACCCACAGGCAGAAGTCACTCTGCTGGGCGAAAAGATCCCGGTCAGCAAAGAAGGACGCTTCGCTCTGAGATTGAGTCTGCCCAACGGCAGACAGGTGATCCCGGCAGTGAATACATCCTCCAATAAACGTCGTCAGCAGACGATTGTGCTGGCAATTGAACGGAACACGAAAGATCTCGAGCCAGTTCAACTGGACGAGTAA
- a CDS encoding AtpZ/AtpI family protein, with product MPRPDRETRSSLAEAHQWVSKLTSVSLEMALPAFLGHWLDGKWGTSPWLTAVGALLGFATGMTHLLHMAKEAERKERKSKDRSKGESDEAITHN from the coding sequence ATGCCGCGACCAGATCGGGAGACTCGCTCGTCATTAGCGGAAGCCCATCAGTGGGTCAGTAAATTGACGTCAGTGAGTCTTGAGATGGCGCTGCCTGCTTTTCTGGGACATTGGCTCGATGGAAAATGGGGTACATCTCCATGGCTGACAGCAGTAGGTGCCCTGCTCGGTTTTGCAACCGGCATGACACATTTACTGCATATGGCTAAAGAAGCAGAGCGTAAAGAACGAAAGAGTAAAGATCGATCAAAGGGTGAATCCGATGAAGCGATCACCCATAACTGA
- the atpB gene encoding F0F1 ATP synthase subunit A, with amino-acid sequence MAAGHDDKFHHVRDISHFELPWEMHIDLPQIFGLQLTKFMLLQLVAVVFLFLVFRGLAKRAAGGQVVTGRWWNFWESIVIYMRDEVVRPTIGEGHHDDDHGHGHHHHGPKVGHPADKYLPFVLSCFFYVLICNLLGVFPWLGSATGELNVTMALAFTTFCAVVIYGSREQGPVRFWLSLAPSMELPIGLKVILLPMIWVIELAGFLIKHAVLAIRLFANIMAGHTVIAVFLGFIAMTADTGMWAIVMPSSIIAQILVGLLELFVAFLQAYVFAFLATLFIGAAVNPH; translated from the coding sequence ATGGCCGCCGGTCACGATGATAAATTCCATCACGTTCGCGACATTTCGCACTTCGAACTCCCCTGGGAAATGCATATTGATTTGCCCCAGATCTTCGGATTGCAGCTCACAAAATTTATGCTCTTGCAGTTAGTTGCTGTTGTATTCCTGTTCTTAGTATTCCGCGGCCTGGCAAAACGTGCTGCGGGAGGACAGGTAGTAACAGGACGCTGGTGGAACTTCTGGGAATCGATTGTCATCTACATGCGGGATGAAGTCGTGCGACCTACCATCGGCGAAGGACATCATGATGACGATCACGGGCATGGACATCATCACCATGGCCCGAAAGTAGGTCACCCTGCTGATAAATATTTGCCTTTTGTGCTCTCCTGTTTCTTCTATGTGCTCATCTGCAACCTGCTGGGGGTATTTCCCTGGCTGGGTTCTGCGACGGGTGAATTGAATGTGACGATGGCATTGGCGTTTACCACATTCTGTGCAGTGGTTATCTATGGTTCCCGGGAACAGGGGCCGGTTCGCTTCTGGTTGTCGCTGGCTCCCTCAATGGAATTACCCATTGGCTTAAAAGTGATACTCCTGCCAATGATCTGGGTGATTGAGTTGGCCGGCTTTCTAATCAAACATGCCGTATTGGCAATTCGATTATTTGCCAACATTATGGCTGGTCATACAGTGATTGCTGTCTTTCTGGGTTTTATTGCCATGACCGCTGATACCGGCATGTGGGCAATTGTGATGCCTTCCAGCATCATCGCTCAGATTTTAGTTGGTCTGCTGGAACTGTTTGTTGCCTTCCTGCAGGCATATGTTTTTGCGTTTCTTGCAACTCTGTTTATTGGTGCTGCTGTCAATCCTCACTAG
- the ilvC gene encoding ketol-acid reductoisomerase: protein MAVTIYYDDDADLSLLKDKTIAILGYGSQGHAQAQNLRDSGCNVIIGQRKGSENYDLAVSHGFEPVSIAEATKQGDLVNILLPDEVQGDLYKSEILPNLSKGNLLLCSHGFNIHFNQVVPPSGVDAALVAPKGPGHLVRSEYVKGGGVPSLIALVDGAADSTRQLALAYAKGIGGTRGGVIETSFAEETETDLFGEQVVLCGGVSELVKAGFDTLVEAGYQPEMAYFECMHELKLIVDLFYEGGLNYMRYSVSNTAEYGDYSSGPRIITDETRQEMKKILTEIQTGEFAKNWLLENKANQASFKAIRRLNRKHPIETVGKELRRMMSWIDSKEV, encoded by the coding sequence ATGGCAGTAACAATTTATTACGATGACGACGCAGATTTGTCTTTGTTGAAAGACAAGACAATTGCCATTCTTGGCTACGGAAGCCAGGGACATGCACAGGCCCAAAACCTTCGCGATAGTGGCTGCAATGTCATTATTGGACAGCGTAAAGGGAGCGAAAACTACGATCTGGCCGTCAGCCATGGTTTCGAACCCGTCTCCATCGCAGAAGCAACCAAACAGGGTGATCTGGTAAACATCCTGCTGCCAGATGAAGTTCAGGGTGACCTCTATAAATCGGAAATCCTGCCGAACCTGAGCAAAGGAAATCTGCTGCTCTGCTCACATGGTTTCAACATTCATTTTAATCAGGTTGTTCCACCCTCTGGTGTTGATGCAGCTCTGGTCGCTCCCAAAGGCCCTGGTCATCTCGTACGAAGTGAATACGTCAAAGGTGGCGGCGTTCCTTCTCTGATTGCTCTGGTCGATGGAGCCGCTGATAGTACCCGTCAGCTCGCTTTGGCTTATGCTAAGGGGATTGGTGGTACGCGTGGTGGTGTGATTGAAACTTCATTTGCTGAAGAAACAGAAACAGATCTGTTTGGTGAGCAGGTAGTACTCTGCGGCGGTGTCAGTGAGCTGGTGAAAGCCGGCTTTGACACGCTGGTTGAAGCAGGATACCAGCCTGAAATGGCTTATTTTGAATGTATGCATGAGCTGAAACTGATCGTAGACCTGTTCTACGAAGGTGGCTTGAACTACATGCGATACAGTGTATCTAACACAGCAGAGTACGGCGACTACTCCAGTGGTCCCCGGATCATCACCGACGAAACTCGCCAGGAAATGAAAAAAATCCTGACTGAGATCCAGACTGGTGAATTCGCGAAAAACTGGTTGCTGGAAAACAAAGCAAACCAGGCTTCATTCAAAGCCATCCGTCGCCTGAACCGAAAGCATCCCATTGAAACCGTTGGGAAAGAACTTCGCCGTATGATGAGCTGGATCGATTCCAAAGAAGTTTAA
- a CDS encoding radical SAM protein, with protein MSSSLPLHSQHQRTYHDNKFVYPVLSRRSKGISIGINLNPDKICNFDCIYCQVDRREESETRFVGTEQLMQELDHMLKFVLSGEIYQDPKFSEVPTELRRLNDFAFSGDGEPTTYRNFDQIVKDVAGLKRKHSASDVKMVLISNASMFHRASTQAALAVFDENQGEIWAKLDAGTEDYFKIIDRTKIRFSQVLDNLLLAAKQRPIVIQSLFMLVNQQPPSNEEIDAYCSRLNGIVQAGGQIKLVQVYTIARRTAEEYVTSLSTSQVDDIARKVTEQTKLPVEVYYGNAD; from the coding sequence ATGTCTTCATCACTGCCTCTGCACTCACAGCATCAGCGAACTTATCATGATAATAAGTTCGTCTACCCGGTGCTTTCCCGCCGCAGTAAGGGGATATCGATCGGGATCAATCTGAATCCCGATAAAATCTGTAACTTTGACTGTATCTACTGTCAGGTTGATCGCCGTGAAGAATCAGAAACCCGATTTGTTGGCACAGAACAGTTGATGCAGGAACTGGATCACATGCTGAAGTTTGTACTCAGTGGTGAGATCTATCAGGACCCTAAATTTTCGGAAGTCCCCACGGAATTAAGACGTCTGAATGACTTCGCTTTTTCAGGAGATGGGGAACCCACGACTTATCGCAACTTTGATCAGATCGTGAAAGATGTTGCAGGGCTGAAGCGAAAGCATTCCGCGTCTGATGTGAAGATGGTGCTGATCAGCAATGCGAGTATGTTTCATCGAGCGAGTACTCAGGCAGCGCTTGCCGTTTTCGATGAAAACCAGGGGGAAATCTGGGCCAAACTGGATGCGGGGACGGAAGACTATTTCAAAATCATCGATCGAACCAAAATCCGCTTCTCCCAGGTTCTTGATAATCTGCTACTGGCAGCTAAACAACGCCCCATTGTTATCCAGAGTCTGTTTATGCTGGTGAATCAGCAGCCGCCGTCGAACGAAGAGATTGACGCCTATTGTTCACGGTTGAATGGGATTGTACAAGCTGGAGGGCAAATCAAACTGGTCCAGGTCTATACCATCGCGCGACGTACTGCTGAGGAGTATGTCACCTCGCTCAGTACTTCACAAGTGGATGATATCGCCCGCAAAGTCACCGAACAAACGAAGCTGCCGGTCGAAGTTTACTACGGAAACGCCGACTGA
- a CDS encoding outer membrane protein assembly factor BamB family protein, whose amino-acid sequence MWRYDAGHTAASPDDLPDQLVPTWSRTFGAREQVWDDPLNNDLMTYDKVLEPVVFGKRMYVGFNEADKLLALDTENGRTLWTFYTEGPIRFSPVATDTRVYLVSDDGFLYCLDSATGKLVWKFSGAPGAQKALGNKRGISAWPARGGPVLYDDTVYFAASIWPFMGTFIYALDAETGNVVWVNDSTSASYIKQPHSAPSFAGVAPQGTLVATEDLLLVPGGRSVPAALDRKTGALKYFHLGGKGNGGSFVIAGTKEFFVHTRYRGVRAYNLETGLPNLFVYNEPVLHEDRIYSTIEKDKRPLIQASKMSHQPLWTIAADGRGDLIRAGKRLYAAGENSLTAIQLPASPDEKPNVAWEQKVPQGIMRLLAADDKLFAITLSGDILAFGSSGKSIEQEKPAPSVLSAPDSKTVQLAHTLIDAAQSSQGYVICHGTENAALFDALLLNSKLQLIVVEENSDKIARLRARYDALGLYGSRISVHQGTPDSYQAPQHIARLTLLSNAFAQSLNAEQLQQIYRSVRPYGGVIWIPDAGQSLTKKINRLLQESDLAQAQLKTTATGHMLSREGALPDSADWTHQYGDIANTVKSNDKRVKLPLGVLWFGGNSHEDILPRHGHGPPEQVIGGRTFLEGMNSLSARDVYTGQVLWHREFEDLGTFGIYFNSTYEDTPLSTKYNQRHIPGANARGTNYIATADEIYLAMQHECHVLDARDGATKRIIKLPDPRKEWAFIAVYDDILLAGNGFGHFGKQVDEKPGKDGPAAADLSASQGLIAFDRHSGEVLWQADAIHSFLHNAIVAGKDRIYCLDKLPASAEKKLSRRGLVDPSKYRIVCLDILTGKELWSTRDTIFGSWLGYSEQHDLLLQAGARAKDRLSDEIGQGMIAYNAKDGSIRWQNQKRKYTGPCVLHNDLIITSANSYEVSGGAFNILDGSPYTITNPITQQQEALKFTRSYGCNYVIASENLLTFRSGAAGFYDLQSQSGTGNFGGFKSSCTSNLVVANGVLNAPDYTRTCSCSYQNQTSLALIHMPEIEFWTTSQLGSDAKSAGMVKQAGINFGAPGDRSSENGTLWLDYPSVGGRSPDLKVTISNKKYEVFRHHALKVQNSSGKDGMNWVAASGMIDPQKITIAIQQETNPAPPPGIPIGGVEDDAEEDSKGEVKLHSSDLELGLDAGDPQVVGLRFSNVPLSSSDQLESAWIQFTVDETGKSPVQLKIEAEASANPKPFVESKRNLSARQRTKASVEWSPPAWSKVDEHAAGQATPDLKTLLQEVQSQPGWSKGSSVCFLITGTGTRIARSYKGATSGSARLVLKMKKDSSAKQDTISKPANTTVSNYFTVKLTFAEPDEKVAAGQRLFHIYLQGKQVQDSLDIRRQTGQAMQSLALQFNKVPVEDRIEIELKPAENSKYLPVISGVELINEAGQ is encoded by the coding sequence ATGTGGCGATACGATGCAGGTCACACCGCAGCCTCTCCCGACGATCTGCCCGATCAACTGGTTCCTACCTGGTCTCGTACATTTGGTGCACGCGAACAGGTGTGGGATGATCCCCTTAATAATGACTTGATGACATATGATAAGGTTCTTGAACCGGTTGTGTTCGGCAAACGGATGTATGTCGGTTTTAATGAGGCGGACAAACTGCTTGCATTGGATACAGAGAACGGCAGGACACTCTGGACGTTCTACACAGAAGGTCCTATCCGGTTTTCTCCGGTCGCGACTGATACCCGCGTCTACCTGGTCAGTGATGATGGTTTTTTATATTGTCTTGATTCCGCAACGGGTAAACTAGTCTGGAAATTCAGTGGTGCTCCTGGAGCACAAAAAGCCCTGGGTAACAAACGGGGCATCTCAGCCTGGCCTGCGCGCGGCGGCCCTGTACTCTATGATGATACAGTCTATTTTGCTGCGAGTATCTGGCCTTTCATGGGCACGTTTATTTACGCGCTTGATGCAGAGACCGGAAATGTCGTCTGGGTCAATGATTCGACCAGCGCCAGTTATATCAAACAGCCCCACAGTGCGCCGTCTTTTGCCGGCGTTGCTCCCCAGGGGACCCTGGTCGCAACAGAGGACCTGCTATTGGTTCCCGGCGGTCGTTCCGTACCCGCTGCCTTGGACCGTAAAACCGGAGCACTCAAATATTTTCACCTGGGGGGGAAAGGCAATGGTGGTTCCTTTGTGATCGCCGGAACGAAAGAGTTCTTTGTGCATACTCGCTACCGCGGTGTTCGTGCTTATAATCTGGAGACAGGTCTGCCGAATCTGTTTGTTTATAACGAACCAGTACTCCATGAAGACCGAATCTACTCCACAATCGAAAAAGATAAGCGGCCCTTGATCCAGGCTAGTAAAATGAGTCATCAACCACTCTGGACCATCGCAGCTGATGGCCGGGGAGACCTGATCCGTGCCGGCAAACGACTCTATGCAGCTGGTGAAAATTCGTTAACAGCAATCCAGCTTCCTGCTTCTCCTGATGAAAAACCAAACGTTGCCTGGGAACAAAAGGTACCGCAGGGTATCATGCGTTTGCTGGCCGCAGATGATAAATTATTTGCCATTACATTGAGTGGAGATATTCTGGCATTTGGCTCTTCGGGTAAGTCCATCGAACAGGAAAAACCGGCACCGAGTGTTCTATCCGCTCCTGACTCCAAAACGGTACAACTGGCTCATACACTCATTGATGCTGCACAATCCAGTCAGGGGTATGTGATCTGCCATGGAACTGAGAATGCAGCCTTGTTTGATGCACTGTTATTGAATTCGAAATTACAACTGATTGTCGTTGAAGAAAACAGCGACAAAATTGCCCGCTTGAGAGCCCGCTACGACGCTCTGGGTTTGTATGGTTCCCGCATTTCAGTCCATCAAGGGACACCCGATTCCTACCAGGCCCCTCAGCATATAGCACGGCTGACTTTACTTAGCAACGCTTTTGCCCAATCCTTGAACGCGGAACAATTACAGCAGATTTATCGTTCTGTCCGCCCTTACGGAGGCGTGATCTGGATCCCCGATGCTGGTCAGAGCCTGACGAAAAAGATCAATCGCCTGTTGCAGGAATCCGATCTGGCTCAAGCACAACTGAAAACAACGGCAACCGGCCATATGCTATCTCGTGAAGGTGCTCTGCCTGATTCTGCAGACTGGACGCATCAGTATGGCGACATTGCGAATACCGTCAAATCAAATGACAAACGCGTGAAACTTCCTTTGGGTGTCCTCTGGTTCGGCGGAAATTCACACGAAGACATTCTCCCCCGACATGGACATGGCCCACCGGAACAGGTGATCGGCGGACGCACTTTTCTGGAAGGGATGAACAGCCTCAGCGCGCGTGATGTCTACACGGGACAGGTCCTCTGGCATAGGGAGTTTGAAGATCTGGGAACCTTCGGAATTTATTTCAACTCTACTTATGAAGATACCCCCCTCAGTACGAAATACAATCAACGCCACATACCGGGGGCGAATGCCCGCGGAACAAATTATATTGCGACTGCCGATGAAATTTATCTGGCCATGCAGCACGAATGCCATGTATTAGACGCTCGAGACGGAGCAACAAAACGCATCATTAAGCTGCCGGATCCACGAAAGGAATGGGCGTTCATCGCTGTCTATGATGATATTCTCCTGGCAGGAAACGGGTTTGGCCATTTTGGTAAACAGGTTGATGAAAAACCGGGTAAAGATGGACCGGCTGCGGCAGACCTTTCCGCCAGCCAGGGATTAATTGCCTTCGATCGCCATTCGGGAGAAGTCCTCTGGCAGGCAGATGCGATTCATTCATTTCTGCATAACGCCATCGTAGCAGGCAAAGACCGGATTTACTGTCTTGATAAACTACCCGCCAGTGCCGAGAAAAAACTTTCGCGGCGTGGACTTGTTGATCCCTCAAAATACCGCATCGTCTGCCTTGATATTCTGACCGGCAAAGAACTCTGGTCAACTCGTGACACCATTTTCGGATCCTGGCTGGGATATTCAGAACAACATGATCTGCTGCTGCAGGCCGGAGCAAGGGCGAAAGATCGGCTCAGCGATGAAATCGGACAGGGAATGATCGCCTATAATGCTAAGGATGGCTCCATTCGCTGGCAGAATCAGAAGCGAAAATATACCGGCCCTTGCGTGCTGCATAATGATCTCATCATCACCTCGGCGAATTCTTATGAAGTCTCAGGAGGCGCTTTCAATATCCTGGACGGCTCCCCCTACACCATTACCAATCCGATTACTCAACAGCAGGAAGCACTTAAGTTTACACGAAGTTATGGTTGCAATTATGTCATTGCCAGTGAGAACCTGCTGACATTTCGCTCCGGTGCTGCTGGTTTTTATGATCTGCAATCCCAGAGTGGAACCGGAAATTTTGGTGGTTTCAAATCGAGTTGCACATCTAATCTGGTAGTAGCAAACGGCGTTTTGAATGCTCCTGATTACACACGTACTTGCAGCTGTTCCTATCAAAATCAGACCTCGCTCGCATTGATTCATATGCCTGAAATAGAATTCTGGACGACCAGCCAGTTAGGCAGTGATGCAAAATCTGCGGGAATGGTGAAACAGGCAGGCATCAATTTTGGTGCACCAGGCGACCGAAGTTCAGAAAATGGGACCCTCTGGCTGGATTATCCCAGCGTAGGCGGGCGGTCACCGGACTTGAAAGTGACTATTTCAAATAAAAAGTATGAGGTATTTCGCCACCATGCCTTGAAGGTTCAGAATTCATCCGGAAAGGATGGCATGAACTGGGTCGCCGCGTCAGGCATGATCGATCCACAGAAAATCACGATCGCCATTCAGCAGGAGACCAACCCAGCGCCGCCACCTGGCATTCCGATTGGCGGCGTAGAGGATGATGCTGAAGAAGATTCCAAGGGAGAAGTCAAGCTTCACAGCAGCGATCTGGAACTGGGGTTAGACGCGGGAGATCCACAGGTGGTGGGACTTCGATTTTCGAATGTCCCACTCTCATCCAGTGATCAACTGGAGTCGGCGTGGATTCAGTTTACCGTGGATGAGACAGGGAAGTCTCCTGTCCAATTGAAAATCGAAGCAGAAGCTTCAGCGAACCCGAAACCATTTGTTGAATCGAAACGGAATCTCTCTGCCCGACAGAGAACGAAAGCATCTGTGGAATGGTCACCTCCTGCCTGGTCGAAAGTTGATGAACATGCTGCCGGGCAGGCAACCCCCGATTTGAAAACGCTGCTTCAGGAAGTGCAGTCTCAGCCGGGCTGGTCGAAAGGCAGTTCTGTCTGTTTTCTGATAACCGGTACAGGTACCCGCATCGCACGGTCCTATAAGGGGGCAACATCAGGTTCAGCACGCCTGGTTCTGAAAATGAAAAAAGATTCGTCTGCAAAACAGGATACAATATCAAAACCAGCCAACACTACCGTTTCAAATTATTTTACAGTGAAACTGACCTTCGCAGAGCCCGATGAAAAAGTAGCAGCAGGCCAAAGGTTGTTCCACATCTATCTACAGGGAAAGCAGGTCCAGGACTCATTGGATATCAGACGGCAAACAGGTCAGGCCATGCAGAGTCTTGCTTTACAGTTTAATAAGGTTCCGGTTGAGGATCGCATCGAAATTGAGCTGAAACCGGCTGAAAACTCAAAGTATTTACCGGTAATATCCGGTGTTGAGCTGATCAATGAAGCCGGACAATAG
- the ilvN gene encoding acetolactate synthase small subunit produces the protein MKHVLSALVMNQPGVLAHISGMLASRAFNIESLAVGETEEPEFSRITFVVGDYNKLDQVRKQLEKLVTVVKVVDFSGQDFVERDLMLMKVSAPGKTRSEIRELVDIFRAKIVDVSTENVMIEISGQESKINAFIDVMRPFGILEIVRTGRIALLRSETVKADVDSETVETV, from the coding sequence ATGAAACACGTTCTTTCTGCTCTTGTGATGAACCAACCGGGTGTCCTGGCCCATATTTCGGGGATGCTCGCCTCGCGCGCCTTCAATATCGAGAGTCTGGCCGTCGGGGAGACCGAAGAACCTGAATTTTCCCGAATTACTTTCGTCGTAGGCGATTACAACAAACTCGATCAGGTCAGAAAACAACTGGAAAAGCTGGTCACCGTAGTTAAAGTGGTTGACTTTTCCGGTCAGGATTTTGTGGAACGCGACCTGATGCTGATGAAAGTCTCAGCGCCTGGCAAAACACGCTCAGAAATTCGTGAATTAGTCGACATTTTCCGTGCGAAAATCGTTGACGTGAGCACTGAAAACGTGATGATCGAAATCTCCGGTCAGGAATCAAAAATCAATGCATTCATTGATGTTATGCGACCGTTTGGAATACTGGAGATCGTACGTACAGGACGAATCGCCCTGTTACGCTCAGAGACAGTGAAAGCAGACGTGGATTCAGAGACTGTAGAAACAGTTTAA